One genomic region from Zalophus californianus isolate mZalCal1 chromosome 2, mZalCal1.pri.v2, whole genome shotgun sequence encodes:
- the LOC113925114 gene encoding macrophage migration inhibitory factor-like: MPMFVVNTNVPRASVPDGLLSELTQQLAQATGKPAQYIAVHVVSDQLMAFGGSNEPCALCSLHSIGKIGGAQNRSYSKLLCGLLAERLRVSPDRIYINYYDMNAANVGWNGSTFA; this comes from the coding sequence ATGCCGATGTTCGTGGTGAACACCAACGTCCCCCGCGCCTCCGTGCCGGACGGGCTCCTTTCCGAGCTCACTCAGCAGCTGGCGCAGGCCACCGGCAAGCCGGCTCAGTACATCGCGGTGCACGTGGTCTCAGACCAGCTCATGGCCTTCGGCGGCTCAAATGAGCCGTGCGCGCTCTGCAGTCTGCACAGCATCGGCAAGATCGGAGGCGCGCAGAACCGCTCCTACAGCAAGCTGCTGTGCGGCCTGCTGGCCGAGCGCCTGCGCGTCAGCCCGGATAGGATTTACATCAACTACTACGACATGAACGCGGCCAACGTGGGCTGGAACGGCTCCACCTTCGCGTGA